Within Archangium lipolyticum, the genomic segment ACGCGGCGCTGCTCGCCGAGCGCGTGGGCGAGAAGGCGACGGGCGACGAGAAGGCGTTCTACGAAGGCAAGAAGTGGAGCGCGCTGTGGTACGCGCGCAACGTGCTGCCCAACGTGGAGCAGGCGGCGCGGATGATGGCCACGGAGGACACCTCGTCGGTGGAGATCTCCAACGCCGCGTTCGGCGCCATCTAAGAAGAGAAGGACGGGGGTGAGAGGGTGCCGCGCGAGCACCCTCTCCCTCTGGGAGAGGGCCGGGGTGAGGGTCTAGGCCCTGGAGTTTCCCGCCGTGCGGCGTGGCGCGGCCTACTGCGCCTCGCGAACGCCGATGGCGAGCTGCCCGAGCCCGACGCTCTTGGCCAGCTCCATCACCTGCACCACGGTGCCGTGGGGGACGCCCTCGTCGGCCTGGACGATGACGATGGTGTCCGGGTTCTTCTTCTGGGCCTCGGCGAAGGCGCGCTTGAGCTCGTCCTCGTTGACCACGTTGCCGGAGAGGACGAAGCGCCCATCCGAGAGAACGGCCACGGACAGATCCGTGGCGCGCGCGGTGACGTCCGTGCTGCCGCCCTTGGGCAGGTTCACCTTGAGACCCTGCTGGGCACCACCGCTGGGTGACTGCTGCACGATGACCGAGCTCGTCACCATGAAGATGATGAGGAGCACGAGCATGACGTCGGTGAGCGGGGTGATGTTGATCTCCGCGAAGCCGACGTCCTCGCCCTCGGAATCACCGGGAACCTTGCCCATCGCCATGTGAGAGGACCTCAGGCTTCCGGCAGGGAACGCGCTTCCACCGGGGCCGGAGCAGCGGCGGTGGAGGAGGGGACGGACGGCGCGGTCACGGGACGCTCGCGGAGCAGCTCGACGAACTCGTCACCGAGCAGCCGTAGCTCCACGAGGACGCGGGACAGCCGCGCCTGGAAGTAGTTGTAGAAGGCCATGGCCTGCACGGCGACGAGGATACCCACCGCGGTGGCCACGAGGGCCTCGGAGATGCCCGTCATCACCGCGGCGGTGCCGCCGGTGCCGCCAGCCTGAACGTCCAGGCCCAGGTCCTTGAAGGACCGCATGATGCCGGCCACGGTGCCGAAGAGGCCCACGAACGGGGTCAGCGAGCCGATGGTGGCGAGGATCCACAGGCTGCGGCGCAGCCTCAGGCCCACCTGGGCGCGCTCGCGCTCCACGGCCGAGTCCACCCCATCACAGGAGCCCCGGGTGCGCTCGAAGCGGTCCAGGCCGGCGATGAAGATGTCCGCCACGGCGGCGTCCGAGCGCTCGGCGGCCGTGCGGGCGGCGGCGACATCTCCGCGCAGCAGGTGCTTGTTGACGACCTCCCCGAGCGCCCGGGAGCGCTCGCTCACCCCCCAGAGGGCGATCAACCGCTCGATGGCCACGACCAGTGCGACCACGGAGGCGAGGAGGAGGGAGGCGAGTGTGAAGCCGCCGATGCGCAGGTAGTGGAGGATGTCGGAGAGGCTCATGCAATGGTGGCCAGGAGGGTCGGCCTGGCGCGAGACTTAAGCCATGAACCGCGCAGCCGCAGCAATCTTCCTGGCCCTCATCTGTTCAGGCTGTCCCAAGCGCATCGATTTCGGCCCCCGGGGGCAGATCACGGACGCTCAGGAGCTCTTCCAGCTCACCCGCTCGGCCCAGGGGCGGGTGGTCTCCCTCCAGGGGGACGGGAAGCTCCGGGTGGAGTCCCCCCAGGGGACGGGGAGTGTCTCCGCGTACCTGGCCGCCATGCGGCCGGGCCTGCTGCGCGTGGAGATGTTCGATTTCTTCAACCGGCCCGTCGCCGTCCTGGTGACGGACGGGCAACGGTTCGGCCTCTTCCAGGCCCAGGAGAACACCTTCTACCAGGGGCCGGCGACCCCTCGGAACCTGTCGCGCTTCCTGCCCGTGGCCCTGCCGAGCGAGGAGCTCGTCTCCGTGATGCTCGGCCAGGTGCCCTTCATCCCCGCCGAGCGGATGACACTCTCGCTGGACGAGAAGGAGCGGGTCTACGTCCTCACGCTCCAGCAGGGGGCGGTGTCCCAGGTGCTCCGGATCCAACCCGGGAACCTCCGGGTGGTGCGCAGCGAGGTGCGGGGGACCCGGGCCTATGACCTCGAGTACGACCACTTCAAGGAGCACGGGGAATTCGTCCTGCCCCACGAGGTGAAGCTCCTGGCCTCCACGGCGGACACGTCCCTGGGCCTGCGCTACACCGACATCACCCTCAACGAGTCTCCGGACCTCACGCTGTTCGACCTCTCCGCCCCCGAGGGGGTGCGTGTGGTGGAGGTGGACGAGGAGGGCCAGTCGCTGCCCCCCGTCTCCCTGCCGCCCGCCTCGCCCGGCTCTTGAGCGGGCGGCTTCAAGAATTCAGCAACCGTTTGAATCTCAGGTAGAGTGACTGGACCGGCGGGTCCGTTGGGACTCCCCGCGACAGCGACATGGCACAGATCAAGCTCGGTGAACTGCTGATCAAGGCGAACGTGCTCCAGGAGAGCCAGCTCAAGGCCGCGTTGGCGGAGCAGGCGAAATGGGGCGGAAAGCTGGGAGAGATCCTGGTCCGGATGAACCTCGTGTCCGAGGACATCCTGGTCCGGGCTCTGTCCAAGCAGCTCGCCATCCCCGCGGTGAACCTGGATGCGGTGAAGGAGATCGCTCCGCACGTGCTCAACCGGGTCCCGGTGCAGACGGCGCGGGACTTCTCGGTGCTGCCGCTGCAGATGCGCGACGACGGCAAGACGCTGGTGGTGGCGATCTCGGACCCGCTCAACGTGCGGCAGCTGGACGAGCTGCGCGCCATCACCAAGTGCCGCATCGTGCCCAACGTGGCCGGGCGCACGGCCATCGCGCGGGCCATGGCGCGCTTCTACGAGGACCAGGGCGAGCTGGCGGACGCGGACACCAACTTCAAGGTGGTGGACGCGCAGGGCCGCACGGTCGTCAAGCACATGGACGCCCCGGGCGGGAGTGCTCCCGCGGCGGCTCCAGCGCCCACCCCGGCTCCCATGCCGCTCAACCCGTCGCGCGAGACGCCGTCGGTACGCGGCGGCGGCAGCCCGGTGGATCTCCTGCGCAGCGTGGAGGAGGTGCAGCGCAAGGAGGTGGCGGCCCTCAAGGCCATGGTGGAGCTGCTCATCGAGAAGGGCGTCTTCACTCGCGACGAGTACCTGGCGAAGGTCAAGCGGTAGGCCGTCCATCCCCGGATTCGTATGCGCAAGAAGATCGGCGAGCTCCTCATCGAGTCCGGAGCTGTCAGTCAGGAGCAGGTCCGCAAGGCGCTCGGCCAGCAGCGGACCCATGGTCACGGCCGGCGGCTGGGCTCGGTCATCATCACCCTGGGCTTCGCCTCTCCCGCGGCGGTGGCCAGGGCGCTGGCGCACCAGTTCAGTCTGCCCTTCGTGGAGCTTCCGGAGATTGCCGAGCACGTGCGCTCGATCGTCTCGCTCGACTTCCAGGCCGAGCACCGCATCGTCCCGTTCCGGATCGAGCGGGAAGGGCGGAGCGAGCGGCTGCACGTGGCGGTGGATGATCCCTCGGACCTGTCCATCGTGGACGAGCTGAGCTTCCAGCTCAACAAGCCCATCCGGGTGTACGTGGCCGCCGAGGACGACCTCGATCGCGCGTTGGATCTCGTGCGGGGCCAGGTGGTGGAGCCCCTCGCGCTGGGCGAGGAGTCCGGTGAGGAGTTGGAGCTGGAGAACAGCACCCCCATGGTGGCGGGGGGCTGGCAGGGTCACGCCCCGAGGGCCGCGTCGCAGTCGGCGGCGGCCATGCTCGACTGGGAGCTGCCGCCGGCACCACCCCTCCCTCCGCTCACGGAAGACGACGACATCACGCTCATCACCCCGAGGTCCGTCTTGAAGCCAAAGCCCCCGGCACCGCCACCGTTCGATGAGGAGGACGATGAAATCACCCTCATCACGCCTCGGGCCCCGGTGAAGCCGAAGGCCTCCGCGAGCCCGCCGCCTCCTCCGCCGCAGGAGAGCGAGGATGTCCTCGATGAGCTGCTCGGCGAGCCCGAGTCCGAGCCCAAGGGCCGGCCCGCCCCGCCCATGCTGTCGGCCCCGCCCGTGTTGATTCCCACGCCCGCCACACCCGCCAAGGGGGTGCCGGTGGTCGTCTTTGGCGGTGCCGCCCAGGGTCTGCCGCAGCCGCCTCCGCCTCCGGATCTCTCCGACATCTCCGAAGAGGACCTGAAGGTGCTCGAGGAGATCGAGCGGATCGCGGATGGGGACGAGGCGACGCTGCATACGGAGAAGGTGAAGCCCGCGCGCATGGTGGCCAGCCTCATCCGCCTGCTCATCCGCAAGCGTGTCATCCACGAGGAGGAGTTCCTGGAGGAGCTGTCCCGGAAGTGATGCCCCGGGCCGGGTGTTCTGGCCCGGCCGTGAGCCTTATGTCCGAGCCCCTCCTCGACGTGCGTGGCCTGAAGACCCAGCTCTCCCTGGAGGAGGGCCCGGTGCTGGCCGTGGACGACGTGTCCTTCTCCATCCCGCCCGGAGGCACGCTGGGGGTGGTGGGGGAGAGCGGTTGTGGCAAGAGTCTCACCGCGCTCTCGGTGATGCGGCTGGTGCCGGAGCCGCCCGGCCGGGTGGTGGGCGGGCGGATCCTCTTCCAGGGAGAGGACCTGCTCGCGCTCCCCGAGGGGAAGATGCGCCGCGTCCGGGGGCGCCACCTCTCCATGGTCTTCCAGGAGCCGATGACCTCGCTCAACCCCGTCTACACGGTGGGCGAGCAGATCGCCGAGGGCGTGCGGCTGCACCAGGGCCTGTCGCGAGCCGCCGCGCGTGAGCACGCGGTGGAGATGCTGCGGCAGGTGGGCATTCCCGCCCCCGAGCAGCGCGTGGACGGCTATCCGCACCAGCTCTCGGGAGGCATGAGGCAGCGGGTGATGATCGCCATGGCGCTCGCGTGCGGCCCGGAGCTGCTCATCGCGGACGAGCCCACCACGGCGCTGGACGTCACCATCCAGGCGCAGATCCTCGAGTTGCTGAAGCGGCTGCAGGCCGAGCGCCACATGGCGGTGATGCTGATCACGCATGACCTGGGCGTGGTGGCCGAGAGCTGTGACGCGGTGGTGGTGATGTACGCGGGCCGCGTGGTGGAGCGGGCGCCGGTGAAGGCGCTGTTCCGCCAGCCGGCGCACCCGTACACGGCGGGGCTGCTGCGCTCCATTCCGGCGCTCCACGAGGCGGGAGAGGCGGGGGAGCGCCGGCGATTGAAGACGATTCCCGGCATGGTGCCGAGCCTCCGCCGGTTGCCCGGGGGCTGCCGTTTCCGCGACCGCTGTGAGCGCGCTTTGGACATTTGCGCGAAGGTGGAGCCGGCCCTGGAGCCCAAGCGCGATGGCCAGGAGGCCGCGTGCCACAACCCGGTGCCCGTGCCATGACCGAGCCCCTGCTGCGAGTGAGAGATCTGAAGACGCACTTCCCGGTGCGTGGGGGGCTGCTGGGGCGCGTGCGAGGCACGGTGAAGGCGGTGGACGGGGTGGGCTTCGACGTGCGGCGCGGCGAGACGCTCGGTCTGGTGGGTGAGAGCGGCTGCGGCAAGAGCACCCTGGGGCGCACGCTGCTGCGGCTCGTGGAGCCCACCGAGGGCTCCATCCGTTTCGAGGGGCGTGAGCTGACGGGCCTCTCCCAGCGCGAGCTGCGCCCCCTGCGGCGGCGGATGCAGCTCGTCTTCCAGGATCCGTACGCCTCGCTCAACCCGCGCATGTCGGTGCGGGAGATTCTGGGCGAGCCCTTCGCCATCCACGGGCTGGAGCGTGGCCGTGAGCGCGAGGCGAAGGTGGCCGAGCTGTTGGATCTCATGGGCCTGCCGCGGGACGCGCTGGACCGCTATCCGCACGAGTTCTCGGGCGGCCAGCGCCAGCGCATCGGCATCGCCCGGGCGATCGCGCTGAGGCCGGACCTGGTCGTCGCCGACGAGCCCATCAGCGCGCTGGACGTCTCCATCCAGGCGCAGATCGTCAACCTGCTGGTGGACCTGCAGCGAGAGCTGGGGCTCACCTACGTCTTCATCGCGCACGACCTGAAGATCGTCGAGTACGTGTCCACCCGCGTGGCGGTGATGTACCTGGGCCGCATCGTGGAGCTGGCGGACGCGGCGGACCTCTACCGGAGGCCGAGGCACCCGTACACCCAGGCGCTGTTGTCGGCGGTGCCGGTGCCGGACCCGGAGCGCAAGCGGACGCGCATCATCCTCCAGGGGGACGTGCCGTCGCCGCTCGCGCCGCCGCCCGGATGCACCTTCCACCCTCGCTGCCCGTACGCGATGGAGCGGTGCCGGCGCGAGACGCCGCCGCTCTACACGTTGGACAACGGGCACACGTCCGCGTGCTTCCTGGTGGAGGAAGACGCGCGGCGGGTTACCCCGGGCGGGCCGGAAGCGGGCGCTCCACCGGTCTCGGGAGGGTAGGGTGTTCTGGCTCAGTCATCACCACGCGGAGGAGTACAACCGCACGTACCTGCTCGGCGGGGTGCGGGTGTGCGCGCGCTGTCTGGGGACGTACCCGGTGCTGCTGGCCGTGATGGTGGGCCTCTTCAAGGCACGGGCGCCCCTGGTGTGGCACTGGGACGTGCCGGTGGTGCTCGGGCTCACGCTGCCGGCGCTCGTGGACTGGGCGGTGGGCCGCTTCCGTCCGGCCAGTGGTTCCAACGCCGTGCGCACCCTCACCGGGGTGTTGCTGGGTGTAGCGCTCGGCCGTTCGTTGTTCATCCACGTGCAGCGGCCGCTGCCGGCGGCGCTGCTGTGGCAGGCCGGCCTGGTCGCGGTGGTCGCGCTCCCCGTGCTCCTCGCTACCTTCCGGGGGCCGAGGAACGAGTAGACCTGTCCGTGGGCCGTGTGGCTTCAGTCCGCCACGGCCCACAGGCCCACGGTGTGGTCGCCCTGGCCCCAGGCCACGCAGGTGCCGTCGGGCGAGAAGACCGCCTCGCTCGTCTGCGTGTCGTTGTCGTCGTTGGCACCGAAGAGCCGGGCGCCGGTGTCGAAGCGGTGCACGTGAAAGCCGCAACCGTCTCCCCCCACTGCCAGCAGCGAGCCGTCGGGGCTGAAGCTCAGGCGCCAGGCTCGGGGACTGTCGATCGTTCGCACGATGCGCCGCGTCTCGAGGTCCACCACGAGGATGTCATTCCCGTTCGTCCCCACGGCGAGCAGAGGCTCCGTGGGGTGGAATGCCACGTCCCAGACAAGGGGATCTCGTACGGGAAGCAGGAACAGAAGGGCCCCCGTGGTGGCATCCCAGAGCTGGATGCCACTGGGACCTTCGTCGGGGACACTCTGGCTCTGTGCCGCCGCCAGGAAACGGTTGTCGGGCGAGAGGGCACAGCCATAAGAGGAAAAGACCCTGGATGTCGCCTCCATTTCGCGCAGGGGACGCCAGCGCTCCACGTCCCACAGCAGCCCTCGTCCTTCGTCCACCATCATCGCCAGCAGGGAGCCATCCTCGGAGGCGCACAGGGTCTGGAGGGCGTAATAAAAGCGCGTCTGGTGCTGGAGCGCACCGTCCCGCGTGGACAGAGCCACGAGCTGGTCTCGCCAGGGCGAGGGGATCTCATGGGTGGGCAGTCCCACGGCCACCACGAGCTCTCTCCCGGGCAGCACGGCGAAGGAGTCCTTGAATGGGATGTCGGGCGAGCACGTGGCCAGGTCGGAGCCGCTGTGCAGGTTCCACCAGCGGAGCCTCCCGAACCTTGTGCTCTCCTGGGACACCAGCACGGTCCCCCGGTGGGCGAAGGCAAGATTCTGTCCACAGCTCTGGGGCATGGCGGGGCCGAGCTGCCTCACGCGCTGGAGGCGTGAAGCGTTGGCCACGGTGATGGGTTCGTGCTGGGCGTTCATGGTGGCCCCGCTTGACGGTGGGCGCGGGAGGACCTGACGTGTGGCCCATCGGCCCAGGATGTGGGTGTTCCGAGCGTGCCCGAGGGAGGGAACCCTCCTGTAGACCGTGCGAGCAGGCGAGCTGTCGGGATGACAGTGGCCGCGCGCCCTGTCATTCTCGCCACTTACAGAGGGCCAAAAAACGGGTAGACCCGATTCGCCCCACGCCCGTTTGAAGCGGGCGAGAGGGGTTGAGGACAAGGCACGAGGCCCTGAATTGGGGGAGTGTTGGGACTGGAGACCTCAGACGAACGGCTGATGCTCGCCTTCCGGGCGGGGGATGCGCGTGCGTTCGAGGTGCTGGTGCGCAGGCACCGGACACCGGTGTTCAACTTCATCCTCCGTTTCACCAGCCACCGTGCCCGGGCGGAAGACGTGCTGCAGGAGACGTGGCTGAAGGTGGTGCGCAGCGCTTCGGAGTACGAGGCGAAGGCGAAGTTCACCACCTGGCTCTACACGATTGCGAGGAACCTCTGCGTGGACAGCGCGCGCAAAGAGAGCTACCGGCAGGCGGCCTCGCTGGAGGCGCCCACGACGGGTGCCGAGGGCGACGAGGGCCGGTCCCTGGGTGAGGCCCTTCCGGACGAGGGGATGAGCCCGGAGCGTGGCGCCTACAACGCCCGCGTGCGGCCGCTGCTGGAGCGCGCGCTGGCCAGTCTCCCGGAAGAGCAGCGCGAGGTCTTCGTGTTGCGCGAGTACAGCGGCATCCCGTTCAAGGAGATCGCCGAGGTGACAGGAGTGTCCGAGAACACGGTGAAGAGCCGCATGCGCTATGCCCTCGAGGGGCTGCGCCGGAGGCTGGCCGAGCTCGGAGTGGACGGCGACCTGGCCGAGGACGGAAGGACGGTGGCGGGATGAAGCCCCAGGGCAGCCATGCACACGAGGATCGGCTGTTGGACTTCGCCTATGACGAGCTTCCGCCCACGGAGGCCCAGCAGATGGAGCAGCACGTGCAGGGCTGTGCGCGCTGCTCGGAGGCACTCCACGGCATTCGAGGGGTCCGCACCACCATGTCCCGGCTGCCGTTGGAGTCCGCGCCGGACGCGGGGTTGGAATCGCTGATGGCGTACGCGCAGCAGGCCGCGCGCCGGTCCGCGGCGGGGCCCGAGCCGGCGCCTCGCTGGTGGCGCCGCCTGCTGGCGCCCGCGCTGGGCATGGCGGCCGTGAGTGTCTTCGGGGTGGTGGTCTTCCAGGTGAACCGGGAGGTGGAACTGAGCCCGGTGCCGAGCCAGAAGGCGATCGCGCAGGAGCGGATCTCCGGCGAGAACAAGGACGAGACGAGCCCCCCGGTCCCCCCGCCAGCGCCCGCCGCGCCGGTCTCTCCCAGGGCCGAGCAGCTCCACGCGCAGTTCGACGAGGAGATGCGCGGGCGGGCGGACTGGTCCAACGCGGGGGCGGGCAGCCCGGGTGGTCTGCCGGAGAAGAAGGTCGCGAGAGGGGACGACAAGGGCCTGGGGAGCTTCGGGGGGTACTCGACGAAGGGGACATCGAGGGCCAAGCGCGAAGTGGCCGTGAGCAAGAGCCTGCCCTCGCCGTCGACCGCTCCGCGTGCTGAGCCCACTCCGGACTGGGATGGTGCGCAGGCACAAGAGCAGGTGGAGGCGGCCCCTGCGATAATAGATGGCCCCATTCCTGGCGGGTCTCAGCAGGCCGTGCGGTACGAGCCATCGGGCAATGCGTTGAAGATCGGCGGCTCCACCGCGCGTCCGACGTCGGTGGAGAGCGTCGCCTCGGCCGATGACTACGCGCAGCGGCAGGCCCCCGGGCGAGCCCAGGCACCAGCCGCCATGTCGCCGCCCCCGCCGCCCCCCCCGATGGAACAGCCTTCCATTGCGGCTGGGGCCGTGGTCCGGGCGGAGGGCATGGAAGCCCGGAAGGCGGAGGAGGCCGAGAGCCCGCGCGAGAAGGCCAGCGCCGCGAAGAGGGCACCTTCGCCGGCGGAGCTCTTGAGGCAGGCCGATGTGGCCTCGCGTTCCGGGGACAAGGAGCAGGAGGTTGCCTTCCTGCGTGCGGCGCTGACCGCCGGAGCCCAAGGGGCGCAGTTGGTGGATGCGCTCTCCCGACTCTGTGAGGCGGAGTTCGAGCTGGGCCGGCGTCAGAGCGCCATCGACATCTGCAGACGGCTGATCAGGGAGGCACCCGGCTCGCGGGCGGCCCGGCTCGCGCAGAGCCGGCTGGAGGGCGAGCTCCTGTCGCCCGCGGACGAGGCCGGCAGCGAGTCCAAGAGCGCCGCCCCCGAGACGAAGTAGGGGAACAAAAACAACCCTCCCTCTCCCTCTGGGAGAGGGTCGGGGTGAGGGTATCCGTCCCCAGGTTCCCTCGTTCGTGTCACCTCCGCCGGGTCAAGGAGTCGGGTGCGCACCGCTCTCGGGACCCATGGGCAGGTCCGGGTTGAAGGCCCCGCGGAAGACGATGTCCTCGCCCTTGGGATCGCGCAGGAGCCAGGGCTCGCCGGAGGGGGAAATCCCCACGGGGTGGAGCTCATAGGCGACGCCGCCCTCCATGACGTGGAGCAGCAGGGTGCCGGGAGGCACATTCGAGGGCAGGGCATCCGGCGAGTCGATCTTCTGTATCCGGAAGTGCAGGGGCGCGAACGAGCGGGTACGAACCGGAGTGGTCTGGCCGAGGGTCACCTGCTGGAGGGCCGACTCCCAGGAGACGAGGTCCTCGGGAGCGGAGCCATGGCTCTGCAACTCGCTCACGGAGCGGCCATGGAGATCTCTCGCGACGCGGAGGATCTTCAGGTTGGCGGAGTCGGCGGTGCGCCCGGCGACCACCACGCCCTCTCGGTTGCTCCAGCTGGCGAGCGCCAGACCACCGAGGATGAGCAGGGACCAGAACACCCGCGCGCTGCGCCCGCGCAGGAACTGCACGAGCACGGCGGTCATGCCCACGAGGGAGGCGAGTACGGCCAGCAACAACACCGGGCGAGGGGGAGGGCCGGCGTGGAAGGGCTGGAGCTGCGAGTGGAGCAGGTGCTGAGCCTCGGGCCAGCCCGACACGAAGCAGATGGCCGTGAAGCCCGCGAAGACGATCGCGTGGACGAGCCGGAGAGGCAGGGAAGAATCCTGCCGCACGGAAGAGGAAGACGGCTTCACGGGAACGGCAGGTTCAGCACGAAGTAGAACGAGTCGTAATAAATCTGGTACGCGCGCAGGAAGACGTCGATGACGTTCATCTCCTCCTTCCCGTTGCCCAGGTCGACGCTCATCAAGACGATGAGCCCGAACAAGAGGATCCAGTTGAGGAAGGAGTACTCGACCATCGCCTGTCCACGAGGATGACGGCGGCGGAGCGAGGTGGGGCGAGAGGGGGTCTTCATGGGCGGTTCTCCTGCGGACCCGAAGCGGTACCAGACTGGGGCAGGGGTTGGAAGTGGGGCGGCAGGTTGCTGGCCGGCTCCAAAGTGATCTTCTTGTCACTCGGGGCGGGAGGCACCATGCGCGGTTTGGCGTCCACGCCGTAGTCGCGCACCTCCATCGTGTACCGGACGGGAGGCAGCTCGATCTTCGCCAGACGCAGGA encodes:
- a CDS encoding ExbD/TolR family protein; translation: MAMGKVPGDSEGEDVGFAEINITPLTDVMLVLLIIFMVTSSVIVQQSPSGGAQQGLKVNLPKGGSTDVTARATDLSVAVLSDGRFVLSGNVVNEDELKRAFAEAQKKNPDTIVIVQADEGVPHGTVVQVMELAKSVGLGQLAIGVREAQ
- a CDS encoding MotA/TolQ/ExbB proton channel family protein; this translates as MSLSDILHYLRIGGFTLASLLLASVVALVVAIERLIALWGVSERSRALGEVVNKHLLRGDVAAARTAAERSDAAVADIFIAGLDRFERTRGSCDGVDSAVERERAQVGLRLRRSLWILATIGSLTPFVGLFGTVAGIMRSFKDLGLDVQAGGTGGTAAVMTGISEALVATAVGILVAVQAMAFYNYFQARLSRVLVELRLLGDEFVELLRERPVTAPSVPSSTAAAPAPVEARSLPEA
- a CDS encoding DUF4292 domain-containing protein, whose amino-acid sequence is MNRAAAAIFLALICSGCPKRIDFGPRGQITDAQELFQLTRSAQGRVVSLQGDGKLRVESPQGTGSVSAYLAAMRPGLLRVEMFDFFNRPVAVLVTDGQRFGLFQAQENTFYQGPATPRNLSRFLPVALPSEELVSVMLGQVPFIPAERMTLSLDEKERVYVLTLQQGAVSQVLRIQPGNLRVVRSEVRGTRAYDLEYDHFKEHGEFVLPHEVKLLASTADTSLGLRYTDITLNESPDLTLFDLSAPEGVRVVEVDEEGQSLPPVSLPPASPGS
- a CDS encoding GspE/PulE/PilB domain-containing protein, whose product is MAQIKLGELLIKANVLQESQLKAALAEQAKWGGKLGEILVRMNLVSEDILVRALSKQLAIPAVNLDAVKEIAPHVLNRVPVQTARDFSVLPLQMRDDGKTLVVAISDPLNVRQLDELRAITKCRIVPNVAGRTAIARAMARFYEDQGELADADTNFKVVDAQGRTVVKHMDAPGGSAPAAAPAPTPAPMPLNPSRETPSVRGGGSPVDLLRSVEEVQRKEVAALKAMVELLIEKGVFTRDEYLAKVKR
- a CDS encoding GspE/PulE/PilB domain-containing protein, whose product is MRKKIGELLIESGAVSQEQVRKALGQQRTHGHGRRLGSVIITLGFASPAAVARALAHQFSLPFVELPEIAEHVRSIVSLDFQAEHRIVPFRIEREGRSERLHVAVDDPSDLSIVDELSFQLNKPIRVYVAAEDDLDRALDLVRGQVVEPLALGEESGEELELENSTPMVAGGWQGHAPRAASQSAAAMLDWELPPAPPLPPLTEDDDITLITPRSVLKPKPPAPPPFDEEDDEITLITPRAPVKPKASASPPPPPPQESEDVLDELLGEPESEPKGRPAPPMLSAPPVLIPTPATPAKGVPVVVFGGAAQGLPQPPPPPDLSDISEEDLKVLEEIERIADGDEATLHTEKVKPARMVASLIRLLIRKRVIHEEEFLEELSRK
- a CDS encoding ABC transporter ATP-binding protein, translated to MSEPLLDVRGLKTQLSLEEGPVLAVDDVSFSIPPGGTLGVVGESGCGKSLTALSVMRLVPEPPGRVVGGRILFQGEDLLALPEGKMRRVRGRHLSMVFQEPMTSLNPVYTVGEQIAEGVRLHQGLSRAAAREHAVEMLRQVGIPAPEQRVDGYPHQLSGGMRQRVMIAMALACGPELLIADEPTTALDVTIQAQILELLKRLQAERHMAVMLITHDLGVVAESCDAVVVMYAGRVVERAPVKALFRQPAHPYTAGLLRSIPALHEAGEAGERRRLKTIPGMVPSLRRLPGGCRFRDRCERALDICAKVEPALEPKRDGQEAACHNPVPVP
- a CDS encoding ABC transporter ATP-binding protein, producing MTEPLLRVRDLKTHFPVRGGLLGRVRGTVKAVDGVGFDVRRGETLGLVGESGCGKSTLGRTLLRLVEPTEGSIRFEGRELTGLSQRELRPLRRRMQLVFQDPYASLNPRMSVREILGEPFAIHGLERGREREAKVAELLDLMGLPRDALDRYPHEFSGGQRQRIGIARAIALRPDLVVADEPISALDVSIQAQIVNLLVDLQRELGLTYVFIAHDLKIVEYVSTRVAVMYLGRIVELADAADLYRRPRHPYTQALLSAVPVPDPERKRTRIILQGDVPSPLAPPPGCTFHPRCPYAMERCRRETPPLYTLDNGHTSACFLVEEDARRVTPGGPEAGAPPVSGG
- a CDS encoding DUF2085 domain-containing protein, encoding MFWLSHHHAEEYNRTYLLGGVRVCARCLGTYPVLLAVMVGLFKARAPLVWHWDVPVVLGLTLPALVDWAVGRFRPASGSNAVRTLTGVLLGVALGRSLFIHVQRPLPAALLWQAGLVAVVALPVLLATFRGPRNE
- a CDS encoding WD40 repeat domain-containing protein; translation: MNAQHEPITVANASRLQRVRQLGPAMPQSCGQNLAFAHRGTVLVSQESTRFGRLRWWNLHSGSDLATCSPDIPFKDSFAVLPGRELVVAVGLPTHEIPSPWRDQLVALSTRDGALQHQTRFYYALQTLCASEDGSLLAMMVDEGRGLLWDVERWRPLREMEATSRVFSSYGCALSPDNRFLAAAQSQSVPDEGPSGIQLWDATTGALLFLLPVRDPLVWDVAFHPTEPLLAVGTNGNDILVVDLETRRIVRTIDSPRAWRLSFSPDGSLLAVGGDGCGFHVHRFDTGARLFGANDDNDTQTSEAVFSPDGTCVAWGQGDHTVGLWAVAD
- a CDS encoding RNA polymerase sigma factor, which produces MLGLETSDERLMLAFRAGDARAFEVLVRRHRTPVFNFILRFTSHRARAEDVLQETWLKVVRSASEYEAKAKFTTWLYTIARNLCVDSARKESYRQAASLEAPTTGAEGDEGRSLGEALPDEGMSPERGAYNARVRPLLERALASLPEEQREVFVLREYSGIPFKEIAEVTGVSENTVKSRMRYALEGLRRRLAELGVDGDLAEDGRTVAG
- a CDS encoding zf-HC2 domain-containing protein, whose translation is MKPQGSHAHEDRLLDFAYDELPPTEAQQMEQHVQGCARCSEALHGIRGVRTTMSRLPLESAPDAGLESLMAYAQQAARRSAAGPEPAPRWWRRLLAPALGMAAVSVFGVVVFQVNREVELSPVPSQKAIAQERISGENKDETSPPVPPPAPAAPVSPRAEQLHAQFDEEMRGRADWSNAGAGSPGGLPEKKVARGDDKGLGSFGGYSTKGTSRAKREVAVSKSLPSPSTAPRAEPTPDWDGAQAQEQVEAAPAIIDGPIPGGSQQAVRYEPSGNALKIGGSTARPTSVESVASADDYAQRQAPGRAQAPAAMSPPPPPPPMEQPSIAAGAVVRAEGMEARKAEEAESPREKASAAKRAPSPAELLRQADVASRSGDKEQEVAFLRAALTAGAQGAQLVDALSRLCEAEFELGRRQSAIDICRRLIREAPGSRAARLAQSRLEGELLSPADEAGSESKSAAPETK